The DNA sequence TCGAATACACAGAGAAAATTATCCCTCTACAAAATCAAAAAGGGGGGAAGTTCAGTTATTCGTCCATTCAATCTGCTGCAGTGAGTCATCAAAATCTCTTATCTGTCTAGTCATGCCACTCGTAAATCCAGACATTATGGTTTGGGCGCGCAAAACTGCAGGGCTCACGATCGAGGAGGCAGCCACCAAAATTCAATTAGAAAGACACAAACTGGAGAAGATTGAGCGGGGTGAGGATATTCCTACTCCGTCAATGCTTCGGAGAATGGCGGAGAAATATAGACGGCCACCGGTAACATTTTATCTGGAAGATATTCCGCGAAAATCAAATTATGGGACGGATTTTCGGGGGCGAGCCAAAGAGTATACGCCTAAGGAAGAAGCTCATGTATCGGCTCTTCTTCGCTATGCCCAGTCAAGTCAGCAACTAATTAGAGCCACGTTAGAGTTAGAGGAAGAAGCCATAATTCTACCATTTGTGGGATTCTTGAGGCAAAAGTGGAATTTACCTAAGGAAGCCGGATCTGTAAAGCAAAGGCTTCTGGACATGTCCACAAGCCAATACAAAGAGTCGGTCAGTGACGCATTAGGCGGATTAGATTTGGTACTTGGAGATGAGTGTACGCGGGATATATACCATGCGCAACCGAATAAAGCTAAATCCTTCAAGTTGCTTCGGGCCTCATGTGAGCGTTCTGGAATCTTTGTGATTCTAAAGAATGATCTAGGGAGCTATCACACCAAGATGTCGTCCAATTTGTTTAGAGCATTTGTGGTTGCAGACGAGATTGCTCCATTGATGGTAATCAATAGTGGGGATTCCGAGGCTGCTAAGTCATTTTCTTTGTTGCACGAAATCGTCCACTTGCTCCTAGAGCAAACGGGGATTAGTGATCTTGAGTTATCAAACCCCATTGAGAAATTCTGTAATCAGGTAGCTGGGCAATGGCTGCTGCCATCGGAGTCATTAAAGGCAGTGTGGACGGGCGACCAATCTCGCCTGCCTGAACTTGCGGGAATGATATCTCAGTTGTGCGAGCAATGGAATCTGAGCCATATGATGGTTGCGACGAGACTCCATCAAGAAGGATTGATTTTGCAAGAGGTATACTCACAACTCATGGAGGTATACAAATTTGAATGGGAACGGTCCCGGCAGCATAATCAGAAAAAGTCAACGGGTAAACAGGATGGAGGACCTGGATATTTCACAACCCAGCGTAGCAGATTGGGGGAGGGAATGCTTCACTTTGCTGACAGAATGATACAATCGGGTGGTCTGACGGTCTCCAAGGCGGCGATAATTCTGGGCGTAAAGCCATGGAATGTGTCCAAGTTGCTGAATCCCAAATAAAGGCAACAGGATTAATATGCTGTATCTTATTGATGCTAGTTCCTTGATCACCGTTTTCTATTCCTTTTATTCCCCCAACATGGTTCCGGAATATTGGTCATGGTTAGAGTTCCAAGCTAGAAAGGGTGTTTGTCAGCTATTCCCACTAAGCCGAAACCTTCTCTGATCGGGGAGTTTTTGGCATGATTTTCGCAAACTTTTTTGTTCATTTTCGAGCAGATTCATTGCATTCGTGCGATTCTGTGTAGTGGAATTATGATTGGACCGTCAAAGTCATTCGTATTTTCCCTTCGAGTTCATGAAAAAAAAGTCGATTCACAAAGCACAGAAGCGTTTCCGTAAGATGGGTTTACTTCAAACGGTTCGTGCTTGTTTTGCGGAGATTGAGGATACGGTCGCGGGTCGGGGCTACATCCTGACGGACTATTTGTTGTCGGGACTGGCCGTATTTGTGCTGAAGTATCCGTCCTTGCTTGAGTTTGACAAGCGTGCTCGGGGTGGAGATCTTCCGGTGCTTCAGAATCTGAGGACTCTGTTTGGGATCCGGAAAGTTCCGTCCGATTCGGCACTACGGGAACGTCTGGATACGTTGTCTCCGCGCGCCTTGGCCCTGCATTCAAGAAGTTCTTCGCCCAGTTGCAGCGGAGTAAGGTTTTGGAGGCCTATAAATATATTGATGGGCATCTATTGATTTCGGTGGATGGCACGGTTGTTCGAAAGACGTGCGTTGTGCCCACTGCTGCGAGAAGCATCATCGAGACGGGAGTACGACCTATTATCATCAGATGCTGTGTGGTGCGGTGGTCAGTCCGGATGAAAAGGAAGTTATTCCGTTGGCCCCGGAGCCAATTCAGAACACCGATGGCGCGACCAAAAATGACTGTGAACGAAACGCATCTATGCGATTTTGGGATGATTTTCGGCGGGAGCATCCGCACCTGAAGACCATTGTACTTCAAGATGCTCTTGTCTCGAATGCCCCCTATATTCGGTATTTAGAGGGCGCAGGCTGCGATTTATCCTCGGCGTGAAGCCCAAAGGCCACAAGTTTTTGTTCACGTATTTGCATCGAAGCGCGGAGGCGCAATCATTGGAGATCCAAACCGACGGCGGCGTCCTTCACCGATTCAAATACCTCAATCAGGTTCCTCTGAATGAATCTAATCAGGAGGTAACGGTCAATGTTCTTCACTACCAAGAGATCCAGCCTGGAACGAAGCGGAATCCGAATCCCAAACCGAAAACGTTTACTTGGGTGACGGACCTCCCCCTTGAGGCGGGCACCCTCATGAAGATCATGAACGCGGGGCGGGCACGATGGAAAATTGAGAACGAAACCTTCAACACGTTGAAGAATCAAGGGTATCATTTTGAGCATAATTTCGGACACGGCCACCAACATCTCTCCACGGTATTCGGGCTCCTGATGATGCTGGCCTTTCTGATGGATCAGATTGAGTTACGATGTGATGGATTGTTCAAAGATGCGTTCGACAAGATGGAACGACTCAAGTATCTGCGAGAGCAAATTCGAACGATGGTCCGAGAGTTTGTTCTTGAGAGTTGGGAATTTTTGTATCTGGCGATTGCAAAGGGATACCAGGCCAGTATACAGATTGACTCCTCCTAGTGGATCGACTCCGCTTCGGGAAACGATCTTGACGCTCAACAAGGGGACTTCGCGAGCATGGGAGAGGTGTCTCCAGGGATCCGTAAAGGGAGAATTCCTGCATATTTTCAACACGAAAATCCGCATAGAAAACACGAAAATGAAGATGCCTCACAGAAAATTGTGGCCGAATGGCTCGTTTGATGAAATGCACGCCGTTAGCGGGAACCCCTGGGTGTTTGTAAAATTCCCCCCATGGTATTCGCCGAAATTAAACCTAAAGATGAACAATTCAAGGAATGGCTCGCAAAAATAAGGAAGACCTCATTTTTCGTCAAGATGAGCAGATTGAATTTGTCAGACGGGTGATCACAGAAGGATATGGAGGAATCTTAACAGGTGTAGATTTGAATCGGATAGGTGGAGACCCTTTTCTGATCGCGTCAGCACTGGAAGATCCAAAGTACCGTACTGTGGTCACTGAAGAAGTGTCCAAACCCAATGCGCAAGGGGTAAACCGCAAGATACCAGATATTTGTAAAGATCTGCAGGTCGAATGTATTAACATTCTTAAATTCAGCAAGACTCTAAACTTTAATACAAACTGGAGGGAAGAAATCCCTGAGTTAGAGTTGATGCGTTATTCAGGACCAGATTCTCCCACTACCTCACTTTTCAATGATCCAAGTTCGGATAATTGATCATGTCCCTTATCCGTCGGATCCCAACTGTTGAATGAAGATTTGGTAAGACTGGAATGATTCTATTCATAACATTCCGTAATTGAACCGACAGAAAAAACTCTTATAATCAACCCGAAATCAGATGAGACTTTAGGGTAAAATCATATCTGAGATCAAGGAAAAACACGATTCAATCATTTCATTCAGGAGGAATTATGAAGGGATATTTAGAGATCAGGAAGGATGAAACCATTGCTCCAGAAAAGACATGCTTTCAGCGGTTTGTATCTGAACTTCCCCAACGTTTTGATGGATGAATACGGATCATGCCCGTTCCCTGACTAGACATTCTGCACACTCTCAATCGTGTAGTTTTCCACAAGCCAGGTGTGCATAGACGGGATAGGGATGAAATGCTCCCCATCCCGCTCATCCAAAATGCCCTTCCGTTGGATAAGTTTCACTAAATCTTCTGCCTTATCCCTACCAAAATTTTCTCGCAGAGACAATTCTACAAAATCAATGTCAACGGGAGATCCAACAGGGACCCCCTTAATTATTTCTGCCAAGCAAACGCGGTGTTTTTTGAGTAGTCCCCTTGCTCTGCGTTGATAATAATCCTCACGAGATGCAGCCCCCACTTCAAATACCCGATTCAAAATCTCAGGAGTCATGTTTCCGTTATTCTCGCGCAACAGTTTTGCTGCAGCATCCCCATACGAAATAATATGTTCAGGCCATCCGTATGTCTTGCTTGCAATGGCTTCAATCCACTCAGAGGGATCACCCTTCACCCCGCCATCCTTGACGAGGAAATCTCGAATAACAGCATGCTCGGAGTCTTTTTCCAATGGTTTAAGTGCTACGAAGCATCTCTTTGACATCCGCGAAATTCCCAACTTGTCAAAGGCGGCCTCCGTACCACCCAAGCCTGCTGCTAATAGTATAACAGGTTTTCCCATCCCACCATTGTGGATGGTATCAAGCAAATCACGCGCGTCTTCAAAACGCTCTACTGGATGATCGCTCGCACTGGCCAAGTGTTGTGCTTCATCCAGAATGAGGAGCAATGGTTTTTTTCGTTTCTCGACTAGACCATGACTGGTCTCTTCTCGGACAGGCTTAGAAATAGATATGCCATCCTTAACCAACTGTGGTAAAGAAATTTCTAACGACAGTTCCTTTAACTGTGGGAGGTTCCAGAAATCAAGAGCTCGAAACATTTTTTCTTTGTTCCAGAGAGCGCCAGATTTGATCTTTGCAATATGCCATCCATCCTTTTCTGCCCGCTTTTCACACTCGTAAAGGAGTGCCGTTTTTCCAACCCCTGGGGGACCCTGAATAATGAAGGTTGACCCACCATTTATTTTTTTTGAATCTTCGGCAAGCTCATCAAATTTCCCGAAAACGTCGTCCCGTCCATGGAAATACTTTGCGGGTCCACGGTCAAATGTTGCCGAGAGTTGTTTAGGCCTGGACGATCGGGATGTGGACATGTTTCGAACACTCTGCGGATGTAATATACCCTGGGTAGGTCAAGAATGTTTGCTGGGGTGCATACGACTGACTCTCACCTCAAAATATTCATCACGACCTCGCTACCGTCTATAACGCGCGCATTTGTATGAGGCTAAATTAGGATTACCGGCGTGGCTAAACGTGCTGAATGGCCTTTTCGACGGTGAAATGGCACAACTACAGGTTGAACCTTAAGCATTGCCTGACATGCTCCGAGATAGAGACTCAAATTTAAGGATTTCGTGTCACGTTAATGTTAGTCTTGGTCTGGAAGATGTTCATCGAAGAACGCAACGGTTCGCTCCCAAGCGAGCTTCGCCCCTTCTGGATCAAATCGGGGTGTGGTGTCATTGTGAAATCCATGCTGCAGTCCTTCGTAGATATAGGAAGTGTACTTTTTAGCATGCTCTTTCAGGGCAGCCTCGTATGCTGGCCAGCCAGCATTGACACGTCTGTCCTGCTCGGCGAAGTGGAGCAGCAGTGGTGCCTGGATTTGCGGAACCAGGTCTGTGTCAGGTTGTCCACCATAAAACGGAACGGCAGCACCGAGCTGAGGAATATGTACAGCCATCATATTGGAAATCCACCCGCCAAAACAGAATCCAACGACTCCGACGCGTCCGGTGCATTGAGCATGTTCCTTTAGGTATTGGTACCCGGCGATGAAGTCTTCAAGCATTTCTCCGCGCTCTCTCTGACGCTGCAATTCACGCCCCTCGTCATCTGTGCCGGGGTATCCTCCAAGTGGAGTGAGTGCATCCGGGGCCAAGCCAATGAATCCAGCCAAGGCAACTCGTCTGCATACATCTTCAATGTGGGGATTCAGCCCACGATTCTCATGCACAACCACTACCCCGGGCAGGGTTGTATTGAGATCTTCCGGGATGCAGAGCAGTGCACGCATCGTACCTGCGCCTTCAGGGCTCGGGTAGGTTACATATTTTTCGATTAAACGAGGATCTCCGCGCCGGACCTGTTGAGCGGTAGAATATTTTGGGGATAGAAAGTCAAGCATCGCCGCGGCAGTCATGGTGCCGACGGCATACTTGGATGCCTTGTCTAAAAATTCCCGACGGGAAATTTGACTGTGAACATAGCGGTCAAACAGGTCGAATACTTCAATCGGGAGACTATCTTTGGTCATTTTATTCTGGTTTGAATTCACAACATTCTAAGAGCGGTTTATACGGCCTATTTGCCTGTCTCTTTACACGAAGGATCTAATTCTGTTCGATTTTCTCGTTGCATTTTCTGTTCCTGCTAGAGGATTCGATACAAACAACCGCCGGGGAATCAGTGTCATCTAATGCCTGAACTGCAGGATGCTAAAGCTTCCATCAGAAATCCGAAGCCGAGATCGTGGAAAAATCCGAAACGGGTTTGCTAACCATCAATCAATATGAGACATCCTGTTCTCCCTGTCACAAAAATTTTGAAAGATCCGTTGGGAAAATGCTCCCAAGCCCACTGGAATTTCTTGAAAATTCACTAAATTCGCGTCCCATCTCACGGTCAAGGCCGAAACCCCGAGTTTACGTTTAACGATAATGGAAAATCAAGTCATGGAACACGATCAGACAAACAAACTTCTGACTGACCTGCTCAAGTCAATCGATCGCCCAGGAGATTATTGTGTAGGCGATAAACTGTATGTGCCGATGCCGCAAATCACTGTTGATAGCGTGGGAATTCTATCGTTTCCGGTGTCAAAGGTACAAATTGGTGCATTGATCGATGTGGCGGAACGTGCTCCCTACGGAAAAGGAACCGAGACACTTCTGGACGCATCTGTGCGCGATTGCTGGCAGATTGATGCCGATCAGATTCATGTGACTGGTGGTGCCTGGCCTGCCACGTTCAAGAAAATCATGAACCTCGTGAGTGAAGGCTTGGGGATTGGCCAAGGGGAGCTTGATGCAGAGGTGTATAAGCTACTCATCTACGAGAAAGATGGATTTTTTGCTGCTCACAGAGACACGGAAAAAGTGCCGGGAATGATTGCTACCCTAACTTTATCGCTGCCAACTTTAGGAGAAGGTGGTGAACTAGTCGTTCGTCACGGGGGCCACGAGACCGTCTATAATATGAGTGCTCAGGAACCTTCAGAGCTTTCATATGCAGCATTTTATGCAGATTGTTTGCATGAAGTCCGGCCAGTCACTGAGGGCCACCGCATATCTCTTGTCTTCAATCTGTTCATTCGCTCGGGTAAAAAATGGATCGGTGCACCTGAGTATACCACATTGACCGAGAAGGTCAGGTCATGCCTCGTAGATTGGAGAGACCATGGGCATACGGACAAGCTGGTCTGGTTGCTGGATCACTCGTACAGTGAAGATGGCTTGTCTTTTGATACGTTAAAGGGCACTGACACAGCCGTG is a window from the Rhodothermaceae bacterium genome containing:
- a CDS encoding ImmA/IrrE family metallo-endopeptidase, with translation MPLVNPDIMVWARKTAGLTIEEAATKIQLERHKLEKIERGEDIPTPSMLRRMAEKYRRPPVTFYLEDIPRKSNYGTDFRGRAKEYTPKEEAHVSALLRYAQSSQQLIRATLELEEEAIILPFVGFLRQKWNLPKEAGSVKQRLLDMSTSQYKESVSDALGGLDLVLGDECTRDIYHAQPNKAKSFKLLRASCERSGIFVILKNDLGSYHTKMSSNLFRAFVVADEIAPLMVINSGDSEAAKSFSLLHEIVHLLLEQTGISDLELSNPIEKFCNQVAGQWLLPSESLKAVWTGDQSRLPELAGMISQLCEQWNLSHMMVATRLHQEGLILQEVYSQLMEVYKFEWERSRQHNQKKSTGKQDGGPGYFTTQRSRLGEGMLHFADRMIQSGGLTVSKAAIILGVKPWNVSKLLNPK
- a CDS encoding DUF4411 family protein; the encoded protein is MLYLIDASSLITVFYSFYSPNMVPEYWSWLEFQARKGVCQLFPLSRNLL
- a CDS encoding DUF4411 family protein encodes the protein MARKNKEDLIFRQDEQIEFVRRVITEGYGGILTGVDLNRIGGDPFLIASALEDPKYRTVVTEEVSKPNAQGVNRKIPDICKDLQVECINILKFSKTLNFNTNWREEIPELELMRYSGPDSPTTSLFNDPSSDN
- a CDS encoding ATP-binding protein, yielding MSTSRSSRPKQLSATFDRGPAKYFHGRDDVFGKFDELAEDSKKINGGSTFIIQGPPGVGKTALLYECEKRAEKDGWHIAKIKSGALWNKEKMFRALDFWNLPQLKELSLEISLPQLVKDGISISKPVREETSHGLVEKRKKPLLLILDEAQHLASASDHPVERFEDARDLLDTIHNGGMGKPVILLAAGLGGTEAAFDKLGISRMSKRCFVALKPLEKDSEHAVIRDFLVKDGGVKGDPSEWIEAIASKTYGWPEHIISYGDAAAKLLRENNGNMTPEILNRVFEVGAASREDYYQRRARGLLKKHRVCLAEIIKGVPVGSPVDIDFVELSLRENFGRDKAEDLVKLIQRKGILDERDGEHFIPIPSMHTWLVENYTIESVQNV
- a CDS encoding dienelactone hydrolase family protein, with product MTKDSLPIEVFDLFDRYVHSQISRREFLDKASKYAVGTMTAAAMLDFLSPKYSTAQQVRRGDPRLIEKYVTYPSPEGAGTMRALLCIPEDLNTTLPGVVVVHENRGLNPHIEDVCRRVALAGFIGLAPDALTPLGGYPGTDDEGRELQRQRERGEMLEDFIAGYQYLKEHAQCTGRVGVVGFCFGGWISNMMAVHIPQLGAAVPFYGGQPDTDLVPQIQAPLLLHFAEQDRRVNAGWPAYEAALKEHAKKYTSYIYEGLQHGFHNDTTPRFDPEGAKLAWERTVAFFDEHLPDQD